The following DNA comes from Macadamia integrifolia cultivar HAES 741 unplaced genomic scaffold, SCU_Mint_v3 scaffold3285, whole genome shotgun sequence.
tttttccattaattctACTATTTCTGGAAACCTAAATATAAATAAAGGGACACAAAGGGGCAGGGGGTCTTTTCCATAGGAGGCAAGAGAGACACAAATAGGTAGTATGCCCAGACTTTTCTCTATAGTAAAAGAAgacattattttttgttattacaTACTAAGAAACTGCCCAAGGGGGGCTTTACTCAGGCACACCAGAGGGGAGCTGGAGAATGATAGGAAacgggggaggggggaagggaatACGTGACAGGAGTCGATCATTAAACCATCCACACTCCTGGGCCTGTTCTTCAAACAGAGACTACAACCAGTGTGCTATGTATGCACTATGCACTGGACTCCCCTAATAAAAGTAGACATACCCCCAAAGAGAAAGCAAAACCATTTTAACATATTTCAACCAATTGATGAGTCTTATCAAGCAATAGACCACTCTCTTTGGAGCTCATCATTAagcttcaatatctcattttccGGTAGAATTACTGTCACAGTCCAGCTTCCTGCACCACTCGGAGCCTTCATCACTAAAATGAGCCCTTCATCTCCAACCCCATCGATTGTATAATTCACAAAAACCGGCTTCTCCTTCTTCAACTCCAAACCATAAAGATCAGCCTCTTCCAAGTCCAAAAATGTGAGGTTTGCACCATACATGATTAAATCTGATAGCCCTCCATCTTGCTCCACCAATTCTTCAATCTTTCTCTTCTCGTCGATTTTCTGTTCCATGATCAATTCTACCAAATCCTTCGGGTTGGCCTCTGCAACAGAGAAATATGCCTGAACTGTGTTTATTATCTGGTTGTTGCACAGAGTCCCTTTCTCTCTGTTATGAGAATCTTTTCTGCTGATGGTCACTGTCTTTGGTTCTGATCCTTCTCTAATTCTTGCTAAGTATTTCCAGAACACAGCAGAGAGAAATTCAAATGGTCTGATTTGGGAAGTTTGAAACATCTTTGAAATCATGACCTTCAATTGTTGGGCTGTGATCTGGAAAGAGTAGTTTTCCATTTTACCGGTATTGGCAGCTATCCAGTGGTCACCAACTGGTTCAACCCGTTTGACCGAGAGCGGTTCAACCGCAAAGCCTGATGAGTTCTTGGATTTGCTAGCTTTGGTTTCTGGTTTTGGCAGGGGTGAGTTGGGTGGCTGATGACCAGCCATGATTTGGCTCCACAGGTAAAGGAATTCAGAGAGTGAAAATGCATCTCCAAGGACATGAGCCCAACTGAAGCTCAGAGCCACCCCTCCACATTGGAAAGTAGTCATCTGAGAACAGAAGCATGACCAAGATTTAGCAAGAGATGGGAATGGGCTTGGATCAGAAATTTGGTGACAATGATGTCTAACCCATGAAGCCCAAGCCTGActactaagagagagagagagagagagggggggggggtttcatCTCAAAAGTTGTAAGagaaaacaccaagaaatacgaaaacaAGCCAAGACAGATCACACAacacatagagatttaacgaggttcacacaccgatgtggtgtacTACGTTCTCGGGAGAAGAAAAAGGTGTTTCACtttgcagaagagagattacacacAAGCAGTatcgagaaaactcgccctgaaaccttaTCTTgacccccaaattacaataacttgctcaacaagacaataatacacaatatactccaagtcgcgggtcgacgCATTGGGTCACGATCAACGGGTGGAATCATACCGCGGGGGCGTGCCGGCCCAACTCCTTTGCTTTCATCACAGATgtcagaaaactttccatttgGATCgacaccaaaatatgtcggagttggtcaatcttcaaaacaggtcaaaAATCCGAGACAAAATTAACAAAAGTTCGAATTGCTAGGTTGAGAGACTCTCACTTGTATAAGGGGGCTGTAAGCTAATTAGTAGTCCATATGGATACAATGAAAACCCACTTTAATATCATTTAAAGTTTCCTATTCTAAAAGCTCGAAGTTGTAAGTGGAGGGACTCTCAGTCCCATGTGTATAAGAGGGACTCCAGGCTAATTGTAGCCGACGTGGGACTAAACTTCCAACAGAGAGAGGACGTACCTGTATGAGGATGGAAGGAGAGAAACCCAAATCAGGACCAAGGACTTGATTGGAAACAAGAAGGTTGTGAAGAGAGCACTCCTTCATTTCCAGCCATTCATCAAGGGTCTTACTACATTGGGCTTCGATGAACCGTGCCCCACAATCGTTACACTTGATGAAAGGATGACCCGAGTCTGACCTTCTGAACCTCCCACATGTGTGTGGATAGAGATTAAACCATCTAAACATGGCCTCTTTGATGGTGTAAAGGCCAAGCCCTTCAACTGAGCTACTTCTAAAGTAGTAAACTGCTCTTATATAGTGAAGCTTCATGGCCAAATCCATGCTAGTGGGTTCATGTATTACATCGGTTCCTGTCACTCGTGCTGGTCCGACTGATGACAACCTTACGCCGGAGATCAGGTTTTCAACGGCAATGGCCGGAGCAACcatggttgtgtgtgtgtgtgtgtgagagagagagaagagatagaGAACTTGAAAATATAATAGAACTAAGAGGCCATGGTGTGTAAGAAGAACACCAGTGGTTTCCTTTTAAAGGGTTGGGGCTTAAGGGTTAGGTATCATGGACCACTCAAAATTCAATTAGATCATTAATTGGGACTGAAGGTGAAAGGTAAATTCTGCTAAGATTTTTAATCTATTATAATTCATGGAGCTCTGATCTCATGTACTGGTCACTATAAATGTGCTCAGTAGGTGTTCCAATTATGATATGCCACATGGCAAAGTTGATGAGAGGGAAGGAACCGGTGGTGAATGGCCACTGCTATGATGGAGGACAGGTAGGTGGCTTTATTAGAAAAGTATTTTATGTGATATTGTTATTATTGCGATATCAGTGACTCCATGGGCAAGACAGTCCATATGACCCCTCATTTAGGTGGTTATACATATATGTACCATTAATGTTGTGAGCTTGATGGCTTTGACATCCCTATTGAATTATTCAATCCGATACAAGTGTGAGAAATAATCTCACATCCGAAAACTTTTAGAATATCAGATGACTTCATATGCCAATTGAACCTCTTCACCTAAAAGCTTATGTTTTTTATGTTAGATAATTCAAAATAATCATATCTgataaaaaatatcataaatttGTACATCTTCATTACTTAATATTTGATGTTCAACTGGTGGTTTAGAGAGAGAACGGCCATCTATATTCACAATATAAAAAGGCAATTGGATTTTAACATGTTACTAAATGAAATTAACTCGAGTTCAAAAGAACTTGTGATGGAACTAAAGAGGCTTGAACCCTCAAATTTTGGGAGTTATGTAACCTTGAATCTTAACAAAAATTATAGAGATAAACACTTTCATCAAGGTGTACAAACCAAATAGTGATTGCTTGACTTTACAATTTGTTCATAGTATAAAAGGCAATTAAATAAGATagtattaatttaatttatttttatttttattttttttaatttatttttttaatggtagATATCAATTGAGGTGTTTGATGGTTTTATTGCTTGGTAAATTGTGGGTCACatgttaatttgttttatttattaaaagtaTTATATTTCGAATTTTAGGATAAGTCAATCTAGAAAATAAGTCATTAGTGTagtctatttctttctttttacgTCTATAATATACAACCACCCCCTGATTTATTatgaaatattaaaatgaatttAGAATTAATTGGTTTGGAAAATGAGTTGGAGTTCTCTCTCACGAGCTAGCTTCCTCCTCTCTCTATGTGGTAAAAgattctctccttccttttcttcattCCTCACTAACCATCTTGCTCGGAAGCCCTCTTAGCAACCAGTATATTGATCCTCTGTCTGAGATCTCAAGTGCTTTACTGGATGAGATTGTTCATGGTGCTCAGCCATGGTGGCCTTTGTGGGAGAATGGAATAGAGTGATTGGGAAAAAGATGAAACTTTGTTCATGGTGTTCAGCTATGGTGGCCCTCGTGGGAGAATGGAATAGAGTGATTGGGAGAAAAATGAAACTTGTAGACACAGTTTTATGGGTGGTAGTACTCAAGATGCTCAACAAAATCTATGTCAAATCAACAATCACTGTTACGGTCTCATAAGAGCCATATGGGGGGACATTGGTTTTCAAAggaaattgatgtgggttgatatggtcttggggtTGAATTCTTATAAAATTGTATTAGTGTTATCGGAGCAACTGATCCTCAGCCCGATCAACATGTGGAAGGGGTGTCAAAATAAGAGTCCCTTAGAAAGGACTACCTGATCCAGAGTGGACCACTATGAACGTCGGCTTCGTAAGCATAGTAATATGTTACTGTCCCATATCAACCACATGGGGGATTGATCTCACATTGATTTCTACATGGTCTTGCATTGCCTCACCTTGTAAGTCGATTTATGAGATTGATTGAGTTCTTCCAAGCTCAATCACAACCTCCCAAATTGAGCAGAAAATTGTTTGAGTATCGTTTTGATTCAAAATGCACTCCTTATAACACTTAACAAATCTATAATAGTGGCCCCATTATCTTGAGTAGCAATAATATAGCAATAATGGTCAGGATTTTTTCCTATATGAGTTGGCTCGAGGTGCTCCACAAAATGCATCAATCATGGCTAGATATCTCACACTTGCCATAGAGGCTAGAGCAGCCCTAGCCCTCTCAAAGGTACCTACCCTTCTATCAATCATTTATTCTATTTGATGTTTTACTTTAGGTGGGTGGGAGGAGGATAAGGATCCTCTTTTGCACGACACAACATGTAATGTAGAATATTTAAGGGTTGAGAGCACCTTGGGCTATATGTCTATATCTTAGATTGTGTCTAAGGACTCCCATCCCTTGGATCTACACTATACTGTAGTGCGCTACAAAGGAGCATGATCCCTGATTGTATTAATCCAAATTTGATTGTAGACAAGTACAAGAGACTTAATTGAGAGCCTTCAAATTTGCACTAAACTGTTGCGCGCTTTAAAAGAGCTCAATCCATGATTGTATTGATCCAAGGTTGGTTGTAGACAAGTACAAGGGACTTAACCTCGGTTGTAGACCTACGCCAATAGCTCAGCAACTTGTCCGCCGTGTGGGAATTAGTCAGTTTCTAACACCATCTTTTTATAATTTATGGTTTGACACATATATTAGTTTACTATTTCTTCCCATTGTCTTCTCTCTCATGCAttctgtatttttggaatatcTCATCTCTTAAGCGTTCCCTCACATCTCTCCTAACCTATTCTCCTcattcaaaatatattattttcttctttattattctTTCCCTCCCTCAAACTTCAattctttttggtaaaatctAACACATCTCTAATATCCCTTATTCTTCCCTCCCT
Coding sequences within:
- the LOC122067972 gene encoding protein ECERIFERUM 26-like; its protein translation is MVAPAIAVENLISGVRLSSVGPARVTGTDVIHEPTSMDLAMKLHYIRAVYYFRSSSVEGLGLYTIKEAMFRWFNLYPHTCGRFRRSDSGHPFIKCNDCGARFIEAQCSKTLDEWLEMKECSLHNLLVSNQVLGPDLGFSPSILIQMTTFQCGGVALSFSWAHVLGDAFSLSEFLYLWSQIMAGHQPPNSPLPKPETKASKSKNSSGFAVEPLSVKRVEPVGDHWIAANTGKMENYSFQITAQQLKVMISKMFQTSQIRPFEFLSAVFWKYLARIREGSEPKTVTISRKDSHNREKGTLCNNQIINTVQAYFSVAEANPKDLVELIMEQKIDEKRKIEELVEQDGGLSDLIMYGANLTFLDLEEADLYGLELKKEKPVFVNYTIDGVGDEGLILVMKAPSGAGSWTVTVILPENEILKLNDELQREWSIA